AACCTCTTTGcatcttacaaagttaaacagctaaaagaagtaaaataagaagGCAATGCTCGTGGAATGTACAGTGCATATTGGCGGCGCACGCCTCATTACGACTCGCCTGCTTGCTTCTCCTGTTCAGTCGTTTCTTGTGAAGGCAGTGGATTTTTCTCTTtcgtttctgttttcttcagtttcGACTTATCGAATTTCTCAATCTCAGCCATATCGGGTTTGTCAGACATGGCTGCAGAGGAAGCGGAGCGAGTTACGAGGGAACGAGGTCCGACCTGCGCAGTGGTCGCCGCCGAGTCTATCTTAGCAACTTTTgagtatacagtacagtattttttttttttaagatttattatttatttatttatttttggctgca
This window of the Orcinus orca chromosome 14, mOrcOrc1.1, whole genome shotgun sequence genome carries:
- the LOC101273310 gene encoding thymosin beta-4-like, with the translated sequence MSDKPDMAEIEKFDKSKLKKTETKEKNPLPSQETTEQEKQAGES